CTTTCGCGCTCGACTTGCATGTGTTAGGCACGCCGCCAGCGTTGATTCTGAGCCAGGATCAAACTCTCAGTTGAATCTAAAAAACCCAACACCCGATTCCTGCTCAACGCTTTACTGCTTACCGTCCAGTTGTCAAAGAACGAAGCGGCTTGAGAGGCGACGGCAAAGCCGCCCCTCCCAACCGCAGACTCCGTAGCTTACGGATTTCCGAACCCAAGTTCAAGCCAGAAGAGAGATTTTTTAAGCTTTTTTCCCAAGGACTGCGGTAAAGGCCTGAAAAAGCGCCGTTTAAAAGAAAGAAAAAAAGTATCAAGGGCCTCTCGGCGCCTTCACCGGTCCGGCAGCGGCGGCCTTTTCAGTAGACCTGCTCGCCGTAGAAACCCATCACTTCGCCGCATTTCTTGCATTTAACGGTCTGGGGGATCTCGCAGAAGCGAGGAATGGCCCGCCACATCTCTTCGTGGTCGGGACGCACCTCTTCGCCCTCCCCGCACAAGATCTCGGGATTGCGGCGCAGGTGCTTGACCTTGTACTTGTAGAGAGCGGCGTGTCCGCAGCGATAGCAGACGGCCTTCCGGAAGGCCACCGCCATTTCCACCTGGCTGAAGCGGTTCTTGGAGAGCAGATCCCCGGTTTCCGCCTGATAAAGCCGTTCGTCAAACATGGCCGCTTTCCCCCCAACCGTCTTATTTCTGTATAACATAGCGAGGCGGCGGCGTGCCTAGACACGGGTCCCCGGCCGCTTTAGGACGATATGCCCAAATACCTGCAAGCCATTCAATTCAAGTCACTGGACGAGGCCGCCCAAGTCCTGAAGGAAGCCGGGCAGGCCGACCTGGCCCGGAGCCTCTTCGACGACGGGGGCCAAGAACCTCGAGGACTGCTTTCCGTCATCCCCTCGGACCTGGTGGAGGAGGAGGTCTTCTACCGACTCTTCGACCAGAAAAAGGGCACCTTGGTGCAAGTGGAGCGGATCTCCTACAGCGGATTCGGCCCTCCCGCCGAAGCGGCCGACTACATGGGATTCGTCGGCACCGGGAGGGCCTACGTCCTCAAGGGGCGGCACTTGCCGGTGGAGATCGAGGACTGCCCCTGGGGGGCCGCCGATATCCACCATCTGGAGGCCCTGGTGCTGGACGGACAGCATCCCCTGGATCGGGCCGATCTGGCCCGGCGCATGGAGATCGACCCCGACTGGCAGTTCGAAGATCTCTTCCAGTTGATCCTGACGGGCCAGCGGACGGCGCAAGAGATCGACCGCCTCATTCATATGGGAGTCCACTGAACGCCTGCCCCCCGGGTCGGCGCCCCCCTGAAACCCCTAAACGATTGAAAGCGCTTCAAAAAAGTCTCCGGCTCCAATTGACAGGCAGGCTATAATAAGAGGCGACGATTCCTCGGCAGACAGCCTCTCTGGGCCGGCCGATGAGAGGAGGCGGCGCCTTGCTCGTACCAACACGCCAACTCATGCTGGCTTTAATCGCCTGTCTGCTATGGCTGCCTGAGCTGGCGGCTCAGTCGCGCTTTTCCACCGACCAGCAGATCTTTTTCGCCCGCCGCCAGGCTTTGATGGATTTCGAGGACATCGACCTCGGTCCGCTCATCCAAGCCGGCCGGCAGCGCAATCCGCAACTGGACGAGCAGGAACTGGAACAGGTCATCCGCAGCAACATCCATTTCGTCTTCTACAACCAACTCGACCGCAGCCGCTTCGTGGTCACGCCTCCGCCCCGGCAAGTGGTGGAAAAGGTCCAGACGGCGCTGGCGACGGGGCGCAAACTGCGTAAACTGGTAGAGGATTTGCGCCGTCTCAACCAAAGGGGCCATTCCTCCAGGGTGCAGGCGGCACAGTCCATCCGCTCCATGGAGCAGGAGTCGCGGCGGCTGCGCAATATTTTCCGGCGATACTTTCGCGAGTATGGCAACGTCGAAATCCTGCTAGAATATGAACGGTCGCCCTCCGTGGAAGGCGACTTCGATCATTTTCTGCGACAGGCTGACCCGCTTGTGGAACGCTTGGAGAACCGCCTGGCGGACTATTTCTTGAAGGCCCCTTCAGTCGTCACCGCCTCGGAATTCAACAGCCACTCGGTGGCAATGCTCAGCGATGCCTTGATGCGACTCAGCCGTATGGCCTTAAGGAGGCCCGACTAAGTGAGGACGATCCGGCGCATTTCCATTCTCCTGCTGCTGACCTTGACGCCGGTCATGGCTCAGGAGGACTTCATGCGCCATCTGCGCTACCTGGCCTCTGACGAGCTGAGGGGCCGCGGCAACTACGATCCCCAGACCGAACTGGCCGCCGAGTACATCGCCGATGCATTCCGCAGCTTGAACCTGGAACCTGCGGGAAGCGAGGGCAGCTACTTTCAGAGCTTTCAGCTTCCGGTGCAGGTCAGTGTGGGACCGGATAGTTCGGTCCGCTTTCTCTATGGCGGCATCTACCCGACCTTACAGAGGGAGTTTGAACTGATCGGATACGGCTGGCCCTCGCGCACCGTCAGCGCCCCCCTGGTGTTCGCCGGCTACGGCATCAGCGCGGCCGACTACGACGACTATCAGGGCCTGGACGTGGAGGGCAAGATCGCCTTGATTCTGGAAGGCGAACCGCCCTTGGCCGGGGGGCCATCGACGCCTTATTCCACTTTGCGCTACAAGATCGCCAACGCCCGCGACCATGGGGCGGCGGGAATCCTCTTCGCCCAGGGCCCCCGCCTGCTGCGGTCAGACCGCCAGCGGCTGGAGAGCGGCAAGGAAATCCACAGCCTGGGCATTCCGGCCTTCCGGGCCTCTTCAGCCTGGTCCTGGAGCTTTCGCGGCTTTTTAGGCAGCCGCGAGGAGGCCATCAACCGCAGCCTTACCCCGCGTTCCTCCCCCATCGAGGGGCTGCGCGCCCAATTGCGCGTGGAGGTCAACGAGAATACGCGGGAGGCCCGCAACGTGTTGGGATTCATCCAGGGACGCAGCGACGAGGTGATCGTGTTGGGCGCCCATTACGACCACGTGGGACTGGGAGGCCCCGAAACCCACCCTGAATTGCTGGGACAAATCCACAACGGCGCCGACGACAACGCCTCCGGGACTTCGGCGTTGCTGAGCCTGGCCCGCGAGCTGGCATTGGGCCCCACTCCCAGCCGCAGCATCCTGCTCATCGCCTTTGCGGGAGAAGAGCTGGGGCTGCTCGGTTCGCGCCATTTCATGCGTCAGCCCACCATCGATCCGGCACGCATGATCTGCATGATCAATCTGGACATGGTGGGACGCAGCCAAGGAGAGATCCTGGTGCTCGGGGCCGGAACGGCCGAAGAATTCGAGCCTTTGTTAAGGTCCGCCCAACGCCGCACGCCCTTGCGCATCAGAACGTTCAATTCCCCCAGCGGACGCTCCGACCACCAGCCCTTTGCCGAAGCGGGCATACCGGTCCTCTTCTTCACCACCGGCCTGCACCACGCTCAATACCACCATCCCGACGACGACTGGCCGCTCATCGAGGTGAGCCGGAGCATCGAGGTCATCAACCTGGTTCAGTCGGTAATGCTCTCGCTGGACCGAATGCCTCAACGCCCTCAGCCCATCGACCTGCTGCCTCAACCCGATACTCTGGGCTTGCTGGGACAGTCCAACGGGGTCCTTTTGGGAATCCGCAGCGATGCCAACTGGCCCTACCCGGGGCTGCGTCTGAGAGCCGTAGACGAGGACACTCCGGCATTCGAGGCAGGCTTGATCGAGGGCGACATTCTGATCGGATTCGACGGACGCCGCATAGACGACATGTACGACTTCACTCTGGCCCTGGAAGGACGCTCGGCCGGAGAGGACGTTGACGTCATGGTGCTGCGCCAAGACCGCCTGCTCATCTTGCCCGTCCGGCTGGGCCAACGGGAAGCCGACGTACGCTGAATCCCGGTCCTCCCCTTCCTCCCTCAGCTCAAATGAAGTCCTCTTCCTCGGCTACGAATTCGGGGGACACCGAGCGTCCCCGGGAGAAGAACGCCCGCACCGTAGCGCTGGCGCTTTGCAGGACTTGGGAGAATCTCCGGGCAGGATGGAGGATGACCTGATGAACCTGGAAGGAGTAGCGGGAAAACGACTGGAAGCCGTCGTCGATCTGGCGATCGACCTGACGCATGCCCCGGCGCAGCTTTTCCACCGTCTCATGGAGGCGCTCGTCGCTCTCGCGGGCCGTCTCCAGGGTCTTGTCGGATGCTTTGCGGATCGTCTCCTGCAAGGGGGGGAGCTTGCGGCTGAGCGGCAGTATGCGGTCCACCGTCTTGGAGAGTGCCGAGGCGGCCTGATCGAGAGGCCGCATCCACTTGCTGAAGTTCCTCTCCAGCAGGCTGAGCCGGCGCGACACCTTGAGCAATACGAAGGTCAACGCCAGCGACTGCACAAAAAACACGACCAGGATGATAAGAAAAGCGATCTCTAGAGAAGCTCCGTCCATGCAGGCATCATAGCTGACGCCGCTCACAACTCACAACCCTCGCCTCGGCTTGTTGTTAGGATTCGGCCGATTCGGCCGTCCGCTGCTTGATTCGGGAAAGCAGGGATTGCAGCCGCGGGGCGGAGGGAGGTTCCGACTTGATGCGGTCCCGCCGCCCGATGACCGACTTGGCCACAAGATGGAAAACCAGATAGAGGGAGAGAAAAATATAGAAGCCGGTGATCCCGAGGAGAATCGCCATCACAGCCCAAATGCTCATCGCTTGATGCCCTTTCCATCAGATCCCGCCGGCTTGCCTCACACCCCATATAGATACCGGAGAGGTCCAAAAGTGGCCCCTAATTTCGAAGAAATTCGCATTTAGGCTTGATAAAGAAGCGGTGAAGAATTTGTTATCCGCCCTCAGAGGCGGCCAATCCGAGCGGCGGGAGGAGCTGACGAGAGCAGACGAGAGGGTCTGGAGCGTCCTGGTCAGGACTTGCGGATGGCCGCCAGAATGGCTTCGGTCAGGTGAGGGTCGAGGGGTATTTCTTCCTCTTCGCAGCAGGCCTCCTTGCCCATGCGAATCGCTTCCCGGTAGGTCTCCAGATAGTCTCGGCAGGGGGGGCACTTCTCAAGGTGGCTGGTGAAGGCGCCGGCTTGCTCTTCCGACATTTCCCCTTCTACGTAGTCGATGAGAAAATCGATGGCTTCTCGACAGGTCAGTCCTTGCTCCTTCATAGGGCCTCCTTGCGCAGCGCGGGATCGATTTGCTCGCGCAGGGCCTGGCGGGCCCGGTGCAAGCGAATCTTGACGGCATTCTCGGTGATCTCCAAGGCTTGAGCCGTTTCCGCCGTCGACATCTCTTCGATGTCGCGCATCAACAAAACGGTACGGTAGTTGTCGGGAAGGCGGTCGATGGCGTCCCGCACCAGTTGGCGGACCTCCTTGCGCTGCAGCAGTTTTTCTCCGCTGTCGGACCAGGGGCGGGCGGGATTGGCTTGATGCCCGTCCTCCAGGAAACCGGGAAGCATGTCTTCGATGGAATCTTCCCGCTTGCGCTTGCGGGAACGGATGCGCATCAATGCCGTATTGACGACGATGCGGTGAAGCCAGGTGCTCAGCTTGGCCTTTTGCTTGAACGTGCCGATCTTGCGGTAAACTTGGATGAAGGCTTCTTGGACGACGTCACGGGCCTGGTCGTCGTCGCGCATGAAGCGGCGCGCCACTGAGAGCATGCGGGGCCCCTGCTGCTCGACGAGTTGCCTGAAAGCTGTCTCGTCGCCTATCTTCAGAGCAGCGACCAGATCGCTGTCCTCGGCCTCCGACCTGTATCGAGGAGTTGCCATGTAGGGATCATACCCTAGCCCGTCGATTTCGAGAAAGGCTCTAAGCCATGCCCAAGCGATACCTGTCCGTCTTCTTCGCCTCGCTTCTTTTCCTTCGTCTGGCGGCCGCCCAGGACCTGCCCGAGCACCGACTGTCGCGGGAGTCCATCGAGCAGGACTTGCGCTTCCTGGCCTCAGACGAGTTGATGGGACGCTTTGTGACCGCCGAGGGCGGACGCCTGGCCGCCGACTATATCGAGACGCGTCTCAAGGAGGCGGGAGCCCGCGCCCTGCCCTCCCTGCAGGGCTACCGTCAGAAGGTCCCCTTGAGCGAGATTCCGCAGGCCCCCTCCGAGGGGTCGCTGCGGCTGCTGGAGACGGAATTCCGAGCCCCCGAGAGTCTGCTGCAGCTGCTCAGTCCGGCCTTGCAGGGGAGCTTCCCGACGGCAGTGGCCGAGCGGTTGGACGACCTGCCCGAGAAGCTCGAGGGCAAGCTGGTCGTGCTGCCTTTCGGCGACCCTGACCGTCCTGACTCGGCCTTTGCCGGGGTACGGGCGGGAGCGGACAAGGCGGAAGAAGTCGGCAGCCGGGGAGCCGTGGCGCTGGTAGAAGTCTTCATCGGCCCCGGCTTCGACGGTTTCGCAGCCTTTCTGGGACGATCGCGGGTGCTGCCCCGCGAAGAGGAGACGACCCCTCCCATCGTCCACTTGATGGCGTCTGCAACAGAGGAGTTGTGGACCCGCCTCAGGGAGGCCCAGGATCTGGAAGCCGTTCTCGACATCCCCTCCAGGCTGAGCCAATCGGTCTGGGCCGACAACGTCGTAGCCTGGGTGGAAGGATCCGATCCGGAACTGCGCGATCAGTATGTGGCCTTGGGCGCCCATTACGATCACGTGGGAGCCGACCGCAACCTGCCGGGAGCCAGCGAGGAAGACTTCATCTACAATGGCGCCCGCGACAACGGCATGGGCGTAACGGCCCTGCTGGCGGCCGCCCGGGCCCTGGCCGAGAAGCCCCCCCGCCGCTCAGTGCTGCTGATCGCCTTCACGGCCGAAGAGGTGGGCTTGCTGGGAAGCTCCTATCTGGCCGAGCATCCTCCCGTGGAACTGAGCAAGCTGGTCTTTCTGCTCAATTCGGACACCGGCGGATACACCGACACCGACGTGGTCACGGTAGTAGGCCTGGAGCGGGTCACGGCGCGTCCACTTATCGAGAAAGCCTGCCGCGAGTTCGGCATGGAGGCCATTCCCAATCCCGCTCCCGAGCAGCGCCTGTTCAACCGCTCCGACAACATCCCCTTCGCCCGCAAGGGGGTGCCGGCTCCCACGTTCAGTCCGGGATTCCGGGCCTGGACGGCGGAGCTGGTCAAGCACTACCACCGGCCCTCGGACGAGGTGACCGAGGACTTCGACTTCGACTACCTGTTGCGCTTTTCCCAGGCTTTTGCCCATGCCATCCGCCTGATCGGCGACGAGCCTTCCCAGACGGGGTGGGAAGAAGGTCAGTCCTTCGCCGAAGCCTGGCGGGAACTGTATGGCAACAAGCCGTAGGCGGCGGATGGTTGACCCGATTCGCCAGCCAGACGGGACAGGCGCAGGCGCCGTTCCCGCAGATCCTCTTCCAGCCGCCGCTCGCGCTCGATGCCGGATTCCAGTTCACTGTCTTTGGCGCGCAGGTCCTGCAAGCGCTCGTCGATCTGACGCAGAGTCCCGTCCTGGCGGCGGACCTCCTGGCGGCAGGAAGACAATTGTTGGGACAGGGAGAATCCCCAGCGGCGGCTGATCTTGCCGATGAGAATCCCGCGGGCCACGCCTTGCAGATAGTCGGAGGAAAAGCAGCGTCCCAAGCCCCAGGGCTCGTCCCAGGCTTGGCGCAGAAAGGTCTTGCGCTCGTCGTAGAGCAGGCGTTCTTCGTCGAGGTCGATGATGGGGCGTTCGCCGTCCTCTCCCCAAACCCCCTCGGGCGTGAGACGGAAGCCGCTCTTCCAGGCGTCCCACTTGAAGGTGAAGCGGGGCTCGAAGTGGAGCAGGGCCAGACCGTGGCGTAAGGCGGGGTTGACGCCGTGGGCCTGAAGGCGTTCGGGATCGATCCCTTGCAAGCACTGACGCAGTTGGTCGTCCTCGATCTGCCGGGCCGCCTGGCGGACGATGGCCTGAAAACAGTCTCTTACGGCCTGCTGGGTGAAGGAGCGCAGCGAGGTGGACTCATCCTCCAGCTTCGATTCCCAAAAGGCCTCGGCCAGCAGACGCAGGGTGCGGGGACCATACTTGCCCTTGCGCCATCGGCGGTAGATCTGGTCCATGATCTGACGGGCCCGCTGGCCCGACATCCGTTCGATCTGGTCTGCGATCTCCTGGGGCAGAGGATGCGGCTCGGCCAGCGAGGCGAACTCGGCCACCACGGAGTCGGAACTGTCTTCAGGCAACTCCCGCCGTTCTGAAAATGCGCGCGTGATCTCCAACCGCTCTTCCAGCAGCCCCTCCAGGTCGAGCAATTCCTGCAAGCGCTCTTTTTCCCGCTCATGCTCCCCGGCGACTTCTTCGATTTCCCGCTCCAGCTTTTGGCGCCGCCGCGACAGCACTTCGGCCTGGGCCCGGCGCCGCTCCTGCAGGCGTCCCAGGTGAGTGTCGGCCTGCTCCAGACTGTCCTCGATGGCTTCGCTCAAGTCCTGGATCTTAAGGGCCGCCAGGTCCTCCCCGAAGATGTAGTGGCGGATCAGTTCCACCACCTCGCCCGAGGGAGTTCGGGCAAAGGCCTGGGCATCTCCTTGAGCGGAGAAAAGCGCCGTGGCGGCGTCCAGCAGATCCGCGAAATGAAGGCTGATTCTCCGCTCGGAGCGGATGTCGTCAAGCAGGTCGCCGTCGGCGATGTGCTGGAGGAAATAGTCGCGGATCTTCTCGTGTTCCTCGACCTGGTTGAAGTCGACGATCTCGGTTCCCTTCTGCACCTTGCTGTGGGTGGAGGCGTTGACCAGGATGAAGACCCGCATCTTGGTCCGTCGGGCGAAGCTCCTCAGGTAGTCGGCCACCGCCTCGAAGAAAAGCTGCTCGGGACGGATCACGAAGATGACCACGTCGGTTTCCAGATACATGTCTCGGGTGCGGTCCAGAACCTCGGGATTGGCGGCTTCCGAAGCCAGGTCCTCGCTGGGAAAGAAGGTGGCGTCCACGCGGCGGTTGAAGAAAAGCCCCGGCGAATCGATGAGCACCAGTTCAACGCCGGCTTCCCCCTTG
The Acidobacteriota bacterium genome window above contains:
- a CDS encoding M28 family peptidase, with the translated sequence MRTIRRISILLLLTLTPVMAQEDFMRHLRYLASDELRGRGNYDPQTELAAEYIADAFRSLNLEPAGSEGSYFQSFQLPVQVSVGPDSSVRFLYGGIYPTLQREFELIGYGWPSRTVSAPLVFAGYGISAADYDDYQGLDVEGKIALILEGEPPLAGGPSTPYSTLRYKIANARDHGAAGILFAQGPRLLRSDRQRLESGKEIHSLGIPAFRASSAWSWSFRGFLGSREEAINRSLTPRSSPIEGLRAQLRVEVNENTREARNVLGFIQGRSDEVIVLGAHYDHVGLGGPETHPELLGQIHNGADDNASGTSALLSLARELALGPTPSRSILLIAFAGEELGLLGSRHFMRQPTIDPARMICMINLDMVGRSQGEILVLGAGTAEEFEPLLRSAQRRTPLRIRTFNSPSGRSDHQPFAEAGIPVLFFTTGLHHAQYHHPDDDWPLIEVSRSIEVINLVQSVMLSLDRMPQRPQPIDLLPQPDTLGLLGQSNGVLLGIRSDANWPYPGLRLRAVDEDTPAFEAGLIEGDILIGFDGRRIDDMYDFTLALEGRSAGEDVDVMVLRQDRLLILPVRLGQREADVR
- a CDS encoding sigma-70 family RNA polymerase sigma factor; this translates as MATPRYRSEAEDSDLVAALKIGDETAFRQLVEQQGPRMLSVARRFMRDDDQARDVVQEAFIQVYRKIGTFKQKAKLSTWLHRIVVNTALMRIRSRKRKREDSIEDMLPGFLEDGHQANPARPWSDSGEKLLQRKEVRQLVRDAIDRLPDNYRTVLLMRDIEEMSTAETAQALEITENAVKIRLHRARQALREQIDPALRKEAL
- a CDS encoding zf-HC2 domain-containing protein: MKEQGLTCREAIDFLIDYVEGEMSEEQAGAFTSHLEKCPPCRDYLETYREAIRMGKEACCEEEEIPLDPHLTEAILAAIRKS
- a CDS encoding M20/M25/M40 family metallo-hydrolase, coding for MPKRYLSVFFASLLFLRLAAAQDLPEHRLSRESIEQDLRFLASDELMGRFVTAEGGRLAADYIETRLKEAGARALPSLQGYRQKVPLSEIPQAPSEGSLRLLETEFRAPESLLQLLSPALQGSFPTAVAERLDDLPEKLEGKLVVLPFGDPDRPDSAFAGVRAGADKAEEVGSRGAVALVEVFIGPGFDGFAAFLGRSRVLPREEETTPPIVHLMASATEELWTRLREAQDLEAVLDIPSRLSQSVWADNVVAWVEGSDPELRDQYVALGAHYDHVGADRNLPGASEEDFIYNGARDNGMGVTALLAAARALAEKPPRRSVLLIAFTAEEVGLLGSSYLAEHPPVELSKLVFLLNSDTGGYTDTDVVTVVGLERVTARPLIEKACREFGMEAIPNPAPEQRLFNRSDNIPFARKGVPAPTFSPGFRAWTAELVKHYHRPSDEVTEDFDFDYLLRFSQAFAHAIRLIGDEPSQTGWEEGQSFAEAWRELYGNKP